Proteins co-encoded in one Xyrauchen texanus isolate HMW12.3.18 chromosome 19, RBS_HiC_50CHRs, whole genome shotgun sequence genomic window:
- the LOC127659768 gene encoding protocadherin beta-11-like, with amino-acid sequence MSDRTMARQVLLLIWFLSLSSALGQVSYSIPEEMAKGSLVGNIAQDLGLDLKRLKSGKARIYTGDSAEYIELNKERGVLLIKERIDREALCGQTTPCALHFQIILENPMEFYSVTVEVTDVNDHSPSFKRAEIKFRISESAVTGAVFVLERAMDLDVGINGLQTYSLKPTDNFALKLQSQPDGSKIVEMVLQKPLDREKQEHLSLVLTAIDGGDPQLSGTAQIHITVLDVNDNAPVFTRKIYKASVIENALKGTLLTTVSASDMDEGSNGKINYSITNTQDDVPELFVINESNGEVKITGSLNYEKARHYQIHVQASDDGGLTDSCKIDVDVIDINDNKPTISIMSKLTILSEDSKSGTVVIYAECSRFRFW; translated from the coding sequence ATGTCGGACAGAACAATGGCGCGGCAAGTACTGCTGTTGATTTGgtttctctctctcagttcaGCTCTCGGGCAGGTCAGTTACTCCATTCCTGAGGAAATGGCGAAAGGCTCTTTAGTCGGTAACATAGCGCAGGatttgggtttagatttaaagaGACTGAAATCGGGTAAAGCCCGTATTTATACCGGAGACAGCGCTGAATACATCGAGCTGAATAAAGAAAGAGGAGTCCTCCTTATCAAAGAGAGAATAGACCGAGAGGCGCTATGCGGACAGACAACGCCTTGCGCACTACATTTCCAGATTATTCTGGAGAACCCGATGGAGTTTTACTCTGTTACAGTCGAAGTTACAGATGTAAATGACCATTCGCCCTCTTTTAAAAGGGCCGAGATTAAATTTAGAATCAGTGAGTCGGCTGTAACTGGGGCTGTTTTTGTTTTAGAGAGAGCGATGGACTTGGACGTTGGAATAAATGGCCTGCAGACATATTCATTAAAGCCAACAGATAATTTTGCATTAAAATTACAAAGTCAGCCAGACGGCAGTAAGATCGTTGAAATGGTTCTTCAAAAACCTCTCGATCGTGAAAAGCAGGAGCATTTGTCTCTGGTTCTGACCGCGATAGATGGAGGTGATCCACAGTTGTCTGGTACTGCGCAGATACACATCACCGTTTTAGATGTAAACGACAACGCGCCTGTTTTTACGCGTAAAATATATAAAGCGAGTGTAATAGAAAACGCTCTTAAAGGTACACTTTTAACGACAGTAAGTGCTTCTGATATGGACGAGGGCTCAAATGGCAAAATAAACTATTCTATTACTAATACTCAAGACGATGTTCCGGAattgtttgtaattaatgaatcaAACGGTGAGGTGAAGATCACAGGGAGTTTAAAttacgagaaagctcgtcattaTCAAATTCATGTACAGGCGAGCGATGACGGGGGTTTGACTGATTCGTGTAAAATAGATGTAGATGTGATTGATATAAATGATAATAAGCCGACCATCAGCATAATGTCAAAACTAACCATTTTATCAGAGGACTCAAAATCCGGCACCGTTGTGATCTATGCTGAATGTTCAAGATTCCGATTCTGGTGA